TATGCCCGATATCAATGGTCTTGATCTGGTTAGCTTCTGTCGCACCAATCCCCTGTATCAGCAGACACCCGTTATTATCATCAGTACCGAAGGTAGTGAACGGGACCGCGAAAAAGGCCTGGCACTCGGTGCGAATGCTTATCTGATCAAACCCTTTCAGCCTGAAGAGTTGCAGCAGGTTGTTCGCCATTTGCTTGACTGAGTGGAAGTTGTCTATGGGTAAACAGCAGGCTGTAGATGAATTCCTTGCGGAAGCGGAGGAGTTGCTTGAAAAATTGAGCCAGGATCTCGCGATTTTGGGCGATGGGATTGAGCTTGGAGACGTCAATCCAGATCTTCTCAATGGGATATTCCGTGATGCCCACTCGATGAAGGGGCTGGCCGGTATGTTCGGGTTTACTGATATCGCCGAGATTGCCCACCACCTTGAAACATTGCTCGACAAGTTACGTCTCGGCAAGGTTTCGCTTAACGGCATTCTACTTGACCTGTTGTTTGATACTATTGAGGGTGTAGGTTCTCTCGTCCGGGGAAAGTCAGATGACCCGAATTTCACGATCGACGTCAATCCCTATATTCAACGAATTGAAAACCTGCTGTCCGGGCAAGGAAAGGGTCACGCCTTCACACTTGAAGCGCTTAATCTCGATCAGTCTCTGCTGAATGTTTTGACCGAATACGAAGAGCATCGCTTGCAGGAAAACCTGAGTCAAGGGAAGCTTATGTTGCTGGCGAATATTTCGTTTCCGCTCGATAGTTTCGACAGCGAACTCTCAGAAATTATTTCAGAGTTTAAGCATCTTGGTGAGGTTGTCAGTACTTTGCCGGGCGCTTCAAATAACGATCCGAGCCGCCTTGCCTTTCGCATCCTTTTTGCGACTAAAAATACCCTTAAAGAACTCACGAATCGTGCTGCACTGAAGGAGTGCCAATTTGACATTATCGCTGAAGCCAGAGCTGTTTCAACCGCTGGGCCGGTTCTTGACACCGGGAAGTCAACTGAACGGACTGTTCCCATGTTTCCTGTCAGCGAGGATCCTTCAGTACGGTCAGTCAGCCATTCGGTTCGGGTTGATATTGGTAAATTGGACACCTTGATGAACCTTGTCGGCGAGTTAGGGCTGGTTAAGGGGAGTATAGCCCAGGTCGTCGGCGAACTTTCAGCGGCAGGTCTCGCCCAGTCACGAGACTTGGCCAAGGCAGCTCATGCTTTTGATCGTCGCCTCGCCGAATTGCAGAAGGCCGTGATGGACGTGCGGATGGTTCCGGTTCGCCAGTTGTTTGACAAAATGGGGCGGATAGTCCGGCGTATGGCTCAGGAGTTGGGTAAAAAAGTCGAACTCAAAACTTTTGGTGCGGACACTGAATTTGACAAACTGATCGCCGAAGATCTGGCGGATCCATTGATGCACATCATCCGCAATTCTCTCGACCACGGGATTGAACCGACGTCCGAACGGCTTGCCGCAGGGAAACCTGAGGTGGGTTGTATCGAATTGCGCGCTACTCAGCGTGGCAATCACGTAGTTCTTGAAATCAGCGATGACGGGAAGGGGATCGATCCAGAAGTCTTGCGCCGAAAAGGGATCAGCAATGGGCTGATTGATCCTGATGGACATTTCACGCGACAGGACCTCTTCGGTTTACTTTTTCATCCCGGTTTTTCAACACGGGAGGAGGTCAGTGAATATTCAGGCCGCGGGGTTGGTATGGACGTCGTCAAAAATAACATCTCCTCACTCTCAGGCATTATTGATATCGATAGCGTTTATGGAAAAGGCACCCTGATCAGCTTAACCCTGCCGATTACACTGGCGATCATCAAGGCACTGGTTGTGCGCATCCAGCGTCGGGATTACGCGATCCCTTTGACGTCTGTTCTTGAGACTCTGCTCCTGGAGCCGGGAATGATTAAGACGATTGATGGGCAGGAAGTCATCGAATTACGCCAGCAAACTTTGCCGCTGTTGCGGCTGAATCGGCTATTCGGTCTGGACCAAGAAACCAGCAAGCAGGGTGCATTTATCGTCGTGACTGGTTTTGCCGACCGCCGGATCGGAATTGTGGTTGAAGAATTGCGTGGTCAGCAGGATGTTGTGATCAAATCTCTGGGGAAATCGCTCTCGTTTGTTAAGGGGATTGCCGGTGCTGCCGATCTCGGTAATCAAAAAACAGTACTGGTGCTTGATGTCAGCAGTCTGATAACCGACTCCTTGAGGGGGGACGGCAGCACTCATGTATAAAGAATTCTTTAATTTCAGGGAGCGTCCTTTCAGTAAGACACCAGACCCCCTTTATCTCTATCCTTCACGGAGTCATCGTGAAGCTCTTGCCCGCCTGCTTCACGCCGTTGAAGAGCGCGAAATAATCCTGTTGACCGGAGATATCGGATGTGGGAAGACGACGCTGTCACGTGCGTTGCTTGATGAGCTTGGCGATACAGCCAGAGTCGCCCTGGTGACGAACCCTCGCCTTTCTCCGCTCGAACTGCTTTATAGTGTTGCATTTGGGTTCGGTGTTGAGACTCCCGCAAAAGATCGCCTTGGTCTTCTTGGGCAGATTGAACAGATCCTTTTTGATCTTTTTCACCAGGGGCGATTGCCGGTCCTGATAATCGATGAAGCACATCTGATTCCGCATCGCGACACCTTTGAAGAGATTCGTTTATTGACCAACTTTCAATTGGATGATGGCAACCTGTTGTCAGTTATATTTTTAGGGCAACCTGAGTTACGCCTGCGCCTTTCACATCCTGCGTATGAGCCCTTACGCCAAAGAATCGGCTTACAATATAAGGTGGGACCGCTCAGCCTGGAAGAAACAGCGGCCTATATACGTCATCGGCTCTCTTGTGCTGGATGTGTCACAGATATTTTTTTAGAGGATGCGGTCATTGCCTTATATCGTTTTTCAGGGGGCGTGCCGCGTCGAATTAATCAAGCAGCCTCTCTCGCATTGTTGGAGGCATTCGGCCGCGAACAAGCTCAGGTCGACGCGTCAATTATCGCTGAGGTTGCTGCAGAATTGTCGGGGATTTAGAGTTTTTTAGTTTGGCCGTCCTATGTTCTGCTATACTTTGCCGGACAATAGACAGGGTCATATCTATCTTAAGCTACTTTGGATTTGCAAAATGGATCTTGCGGAAATCAGAAAAAAAGCGCGCACGCAAAGCCCGATCGTGAGCAAAAGTATCCCACTGCAGAACGCTCTGATTCCGATTCAGAGTGAAACTCAGGTGCAGCCATTTGCTCAGCAAGTTCTCGATCACTTCTGGAGTGAGATGGGGGTTGAGAAAGTTTCTACTGAAGAGGAGTACACTCAGACGTTGACCGATACGATTTCGGTTGATGAAGCTTCTCAGATTCAGTGGCTTGGGTTCTATCTTGGTAAAGAGGAATATGCACTTGATATTGAAGTTGTTTCTGAACTTATAAAACCTCGAACTTTAACCGAGCTGCCTTATGTCCCGGAATATGTCTGTGGCATAATTACCCTGCGGGGAGAAGTGATACCGGTGGTTGACCTGGTCAGTCGACTCGGGCTTGTGCATGAAGGATATGACGATATTGATCTGAAGAGGATAGTGGTTTGTGAAGGGAGGGAGCAGCGTGTAGGGTTGCTGGTCGACCGAATTTCACAAGTTGTACGCCTCTCGGCTGATGAAATAGAAAAGCCACAGTTTTTCGGCGATAACCCGGCAACGGCATTTATTTCTGGCATCGGGCGTAAGCACGGACGCAGCCTTATACAGCTACATCCCGAAAAGGTTATAGACATTGAAAAAGGCCTGACTAACTAAGTCTCTTTTTTCAAGTTGATATCTACCGTTCTGTCAAACAGACAGTTCTGACAACAAAGTGTGGAGGGCGCTGTTAAAATGCAAAAAAAAATATTGATCGTCGAAGATGAAGAGAGCTTGTTGAAGCTCGAGAGCATTTTACTGACAACCAAGGGTTATCTTGTTCAGGGAGTGACCTCCGGTTTGTCCGCTTTGGAAGCGGTCAATGAGGAGCATCCTGACCTGATTCTGTTAGACGTCATGTTGCCCAAAATGGATGGCTTTGAGGTTTGTCAGCGACTAAAAAATGATCCCGCTACGCGGGGAATCCCGGTTGTTTTGTTGACTGCCAAAAAGACACCTGAAGATCTTGCGCGCGGAGAAGAGGTCGGAGCCGATCACTACATAACCAAACCGTTTAAATCTGCCATGGTGATCGACATTATTGAGCAGTTGGTGGGCAAAAAAAGTTGAACTTGAGATTTCTGCCACCAGTAAATGAGGGGGCAGCGGATAAGGAAATTAAGCTGGCCTGCTTGCGCGTAGGGTCAGCTTTTTATGCCTTGGATATCTTGGTGATTCGTGAAATTATCAGGCCCTTGCCGATTATTCCGGTCCCGCGCGCCCCTGATTATGTAGAGGGTGTCATTACTCTGCGCAAGGCAGTGATTCCAATTCTTGATCTGCGCCGTCGTTTTGGAATTGAGCCATGTTCCGAACCTCATGAGCGGATTATTATCTGTGCGGTTGATGGGCGGATCATCGGTCTGAAGGTTGATGCGGTGACGGAGGTCGTTACTTTTTGGAGAGATGAAATACAACCTGCACCATATTATATGGCTAGAGCCGACAGTGAATTTTTCCCAGGTGTTTGTCGCCATAAGGGGAAGCTTCTGTTTTTGCTTGATCTGCGCAAAATCCTCGTGAATAACCATCGTATAAACGCCGCACAGCTTCAACAACAGGCGCTCGAAGGTGTAAAGAAAGATTAAAATTTTAATGATTATCGCCTGCCCACAATGCCAGAAAAAATTACGGATTCATGCGGGGAAGTACGCCGGAAAGAGACTTTCACTCTCATGCCGAAAATGCGGAGCTCAATTCCCCTGCCAAGTTTCCCCCGCATCAAAAATTTTACTCGCCCATGGTGACCCTGAGGTCTGCCGAACGATACTGGATGTCTGTTGTCAGGATGTGTCTGAAATTCAGACCTGTGCTGACGCCCAGCGGGCGCGACAGCTTTTAAATCAATTTTGTTTTTCGGTTCTGCTGCTTGATGTCGCGTTGCCGGGGGCTTTCCCTTTTCAACTAATTGATGAGATTCATCAAAGTGGTGAATCCACTCGGATTATCCTGATCCCTTCGGTTTACAATCGAACGGCTTATAAGAGACGTCCCTCTTCGCTCTATGGAGCAGACGCCTACCTCGAGTTGCATCACCTGTCTGATCGTCTGATTCCTTTGTTACACGAGTTGATCCCCGGGCTGACTTTGAACAGCCTTCCTTATTGCGCGATGAGCGATGTAGGAGAAGAGCGAACATTGTCACCCGAAGCGTGTCTCAACGAGCAGGCCGCAGATCTCGCGCGCATGTTAATTGCTGATATTGCTCTTTATCATCAGGATGCAATTGACTTGGGGATTCAGCAACAGGACCTTGAGGTGCGCTTGGCGCTGCAGCTTAGTGAAGGGCGACAGATGTTGGCGCGCAGAATTCCTCAAATTGAACTAGATAAACAGGATTATTTATTAGAGGCTCTAAGTCAATTTGCAGCTGCGCGAAAAAAAGAAATGTATTCTGGCGGAGAGGCATTCAATGGCTGATAAGGCGCAATTGGCACTGCTGCTTGAATCCCCTGATACTGAAGAGCGAATCGCCGCCGTGAGGCAGATTGCACAGGTGACTGACGACCCGATGACACTCTTTTCTATCGGGCTCGGGGATGGCGATTGGCGGGTTCGCAAAGCTGCGGTCGCGGCTTTTTTTCAAGTTGAGCGACCTGAAACCTATTTAGATGAGCTGATCGGGTACTTGCATAACCCTGAAAATGCCGGTTTGCGGAATGCGTCAATTGATATTTTGACCAGCCTCGGACCTTTGGCTGTCAGCCAGTTGCGAGCAGAAATTGCCTGTGAAGATATCGAAGTGCGAAAATTTATTATCGATATTTTGGGCGAAATCGGCGACTCCAGTTGTGCTGATGAGTTGACATGTTCCTTGACCGATACCGACATTAATGTTCGCTATGCCACTGTAGAAACTCTTGGGAAGCTGCGCGTTTTGGGCGCCGTTGAACCGCTTTTAGCGTTGATGACCGATCCTGATCCCGGGCTTAAATTTACAATTTTGCAATCGTTGACGCAAATCGGTGGGTCGATACCGATTGAACCCCTGGCTATTCATTTGAAGGACCCTTTATTACGTAGGGTGCTCTTTGATTGTTTTGCCAAGGTTGGCGGTTGCGATGCGATTCCGTATCTTGTCAGGGGATTGTGTGATCCTTTGCGGCAGGTCCGCGAAGCGGCGGTCATGGCTCTATTTGAATTGCAGAGTTCGGGACATTGTCCTCTCGACGAGGAGTTGATCAAGGTTAATGCCGGACAGATTGCTGGTGAGCTCGAACATTTGTTTTTGGATGAGAGGCATCAGCTTAAAAAGGCTGCGCTTGCGATTTATGCTCCATTTGGAAGAACGCGGGATTTGCGTCCCTTGCTTTCCTGTGTGGCTGATGAACACCTGCGCAGTCAGGCGCTCAAGGTTTTTGCCGATCTTGGGCCGACATCCTATAACCGTTTACTTAAATCCCTCAGTGGCCCCGAACCGCAAGAGCTCATCTCTCTTATTCATATTGGAGGCGAGCTAGGTTTTGAGCAAGGGTTGTCATTTGCGTTAGATGGTATTCATGCCGAAGACCCTCAGTTACGGCATACCTCAACCAGGACGATAGGTCAGTTAGGCAGCGCGGCAGAACTGAACCATTTATTGCGTCTGCTTGATGATGAGGTTTCTGAAATTCAGGATGCTGCAGTCGCCGCCATCGCCAGGATTGGCCGGCGGCAAAGGTCCGATATTTTACGTTCAATTGTTCCTTTCCTTGATGATCATGATGCCTCGAAACGGATGCGCACTGTGCGGATTCTTGGTTCTCTTGATGGTGAAGAGGTAGAAGCCCATCTCTTGAAAGCGTTCAAAGATTCATCGAGTCGCGTGCGTTGCGAAGCTCTCCAAGCGCTGATGGGCTGTTGCTCTGAACCCGTTATTTCAGGCGTAACTCTGGGTTTAACTGATGAATCTCCTGAAGTTAGACGCCTGGCAGTAAGTGCTCTTGGCCAATATCCTCAGTCACGAGTGCTACCAGCATTATTTCTGGCCGTCGAGGATAACGACCTGTGGGTAAGGACGGCCGTGATGCGTACATTAGGGCATTTCTCCGGTGAGGACGTAAGAAAACTTTTGCTACGCGGTATCGGAGACTCCATCGGGCTGGTAGTGATCGCCGCCCTTGAAGCTGCGATCATTGTTATTCCTGATGAGAGTCGCGGACTGCTTGAACATGCCCTTGGGCATGTTGATGAAGAGGTTGTCAAGACTGCGATGAACCACCTCGGGCGACTAGGTGCCACGGATTGGATTGAACCTTTCGGACGAGGGTTGCTTCACCATCCTCATTGGGATGTGCGTATCCATGCAGCGAGAAATCTTGGTGACAGCGAGCTGAGTCTAGCGGCTCAATGGTTGGAGGAGCGCTTGAAGGTTGAAGAGGACGAGCTTGTGCGTCAGGCCCTGAATGCCGCCCTCTCCAGCCGATTGTGTGTCCTGAGCCGCGAGCATTAGAATGTTTGTTTTCAGTCCCGATATTATCCTCGAAAGAGAAGAATTCCAGCTTTTGCGAGATTTTATATATCAGCACTGTGGCCTTCATTTTGCCGATGAATCAAAGTATCTGCTTGAAAAACGTCTAAATAAGCGTCTGTCTGAACTTCACCTGAGTTGTTTCCGTGAGTACTATTATCAGTTGCGTTATGGCCAGAATCGAGATCAGGAACTTGCTGCGGCGATTGATCTGTTGACGACCAATGAAACCTATTTTTTCCGCGAAGATTTTCAACTGCAGACCTTTACTAATGAAGTTATTCCTGAACTGGTAAAGACTAAACTGATGCGGAGAGAGAGGTCTATCCGTATCTGGAGTGCGGGCTGTTCCAGCGGCGAAGAACCTTATACCCTTGCAATGCTTTTACTAGAAAACCCCCTATTGCAGGGATGGTCGATCGAAATAATAGGAACCGATATCAGCCAGCGGGTTTTGAAGACTGCGCGCGAAGGTCTTTATGGTCAAAATTCGTTTCGAGCGACTGATGAAAATATTTTGAAGAGGTTTTTTACCCCCGTTGGGCAGAAGTGGCAGATCGATAGTCGGGTTAAGGATTTGGTTTCGATCAGCCATCTCAATTTTTTTGATAATCATCGAGTGGCTTTGCTCGGCATGATGGATGTTGTTTTTTGTCGAAACGTCATAATTTATTTTGATCTGGATGCGAAAAAGAGAGCCATCAGCATTCTTCATAATCGTTTGCGTCCAGGTGGTTATCTTCTCCTGGGTCATTCTGAGTCTCTGATGAATGTCAGTTCCGATTTTTGCTTGCGGCATTTTACCAATGATATGCTTTATCAGCGACCGGATTCGGCGAAAAATGCGGAGCGGGGGAGTTGATGATGAAAAAAATTCGAGTGCTGGTTGTTGATGATTCGGCATTCAATCGTGTCTCTATTGGGAAAATGCTGGAACAGATTTCTGAAGTCGAAATCGTTGGATACGCCGCAGATGGAGAAGCCGGCCTGCGAAAGGTTTTTGATTTAAAACCGGATCTGGTGACGCTGGATCTAGAAATGCCGAAGATGGGCGGCTTCAGCATGCTACGTTTAATAATGAAGAGCTGTCCAACCCCTGTTCTGGTGATCTCCTCGCGCAGTGGTGATGCGGATGTTTTCAAGGCTCTAGAATTGGGGGCAATCGATTTTGTCGCCAAGCCTTCACGTCCGATCAGTTCAGAATTTTATTCGATCCAGACGGATCTCGAACGCAAAATTCGTGATTTTTCAAGTTTCGAGCCGGATCAGTTTCGGTTACAAAACTCGTTGCGGGGGGAGGGGAAAATTTGTTCTGACGTAAGGGTATTTGCTGGGTCACCGGTGCTCCATCCTCCCAAAGCGGTGGTGATTGGCTCTTCAACAGGAGGGCCACCGGCTCTGCATCATTTTTTATCTGAATTCAAGACCTCTCCCGGCGTCAGTTTTGCGGTTGCGCAGCATATGCCCCCTGGGTTTACTCGGAGTTTTGCCGATCGCCTAAATGATCACTCGGTCTTCACTGTGACTGAAGCAGCTACTGGTGATTGTATGCGCCCAGGCCATGTGTATATCTGTCCCGGAGGTTGCAATATGCTATTGCGCCGATTCGCAGATGAAGTGAAAATTCAAATTGTTACACCAGATGAGAGCCAGATATATACTCCGTCGGTCGATGCCCTTTTTAAATCAGCTGCAAGCGTCTATGGCGCTGAGTTGCTCGGCATTGTCCTGACCGGGATGGGGAATGATGGTGCCGCCGGTGTCCGTGACATCAAAGAAGCCGGTGGGAGAGTCATTGCCGAAGCAGAGGACTCTTGTGTTGTTTATGGTATGCCGAAGGAAGCGATCGCTACAGGGTGCGTTAGTCTGGTGGTTCCGCTTTCCGGTCTGTGCGAAGAGATTAAACGTTGTTGCGTAGGATGACCGCTTCTTGTAGTTTTTTTTCTGTATTTTTGCTAGGATAGCGCGATTTAATTGTTTGTTTAAACGACTTGCAGGAACAGGGGTCGAATTCACTTTTATTTGGAGAGTATTTTGACAGACAGTGCTGACTCAGGTGGTATCCAGTCCAGAGCCGAAGAATTTATGCAAGTCTTCAAAAAGGGAGCTGAATTTACCCAGGGGCTTCTGAAGGAGAACGAGCGGCTGCGCTATCGCGTCCTCGAAGTCGAACAACAACTTCGAGCAGAACCCCCTGCTAACGAATTGCAGCAATTGAAGGAACGACTGCAGCGAGTTGAATTTGAAAAGCAGGAAATCCTTGATCGGATCAGTTCTGTCGAAAAAGAGAACCTTGATTTCTCCAATCGCTACCTTGAAATTGAGGCCGAAAATAATCTGCTGGCAAATCTTTACATCACGACCTATCAGTTGCATTCAACCTTTGAGGTCCAGGAATTATTCAGGATTATCGAGGAGATTCTCTTGAATCTTGTCGGAGTCGAGGAGTTCCTTCTGCTGTTGCGCAACGAGAATGGCGAAATTGTTCAGTCGGTTGTCTCCGATTCAGGTGATTACCAATTGAAGTGTATTGAAATTGTTGAGCCTAAGATAATCGAGGGATTTTCCACCGGTCAGAGCTGGGTTGCAAGTGCTGAACAATTGCTTCAACTTTCCCCCGCAGCTCCTTTGGCAGTTATCCCGCTGCTGGTTGGGGATGAGATCGTCGGATTGCTTGCTGTCCAGCGTCTGTTGGCCCAGAAGCAAGGCTTTACCAATACTGATGAAGAGATTTTCGGTTTGCTGAGAGGTCATGCTGCAATGGCGATTTGTACCGCTGTCCTGCGGCTTGAAAACAAGGGTCGTCTCGGTTTTAGGTCCGGGCCTTTAGGGTAAAATAATTTTATTGAGTTTATTTAAATAAATCGTACCGCAGGAGAGAGGCTGTTATGTCTGAGTTTAAGGTTCTGGTCGTTGAAGATTCTCCGACCATGCGGCAGTTAATTGTTTTTGCGCTTAAACGTATTCGCAACCTGCACATTGAAGAGGCTGGTGACGGTGTCGGTGGTCTTAAAAAACTATCGGCACAGAAATTTGATCTGATAGTAACCGATATCAATATGCCGATTATGGATGGTCTTAAGCTGGTCAGCCTGATCCGGAACGATCCCCAGTATAAGGATGTACCTGTGGTGGTCATAACTACAGAAGGGGCGGTCGAAGATCGTGATCGAGCACTAAGCCTCGGCGCCAATGAGTATATTACCAAACCGATTCAAACAGCTCGGATTCTAGAAGTTGCTAAAAAGCTTCTCGGTATCTGATCCTGCTTGAACTTGACAGGTTTTTTAGTTCATGACATAAGACGCTCAAAGCAGTCGTAAGTAGTGCCCTTGTATGGGCGGTTGGTATCTCAGGAGGAACTCTTGTCTAAAGAAGAAGCAATTGAGGTCGAAGGTGTGGTTGTTGAGCCTTTGCCGAACGCGATGTTTCGCGTTAAGCTCGACAATGATCATGTTGTCCTAGCGCATATTTCCGGGAAAATGCGCAAATATTATATTCGTATTTTGCCGGGTGACCGGGTGACGGTGGAACTTTCCCCCTATGACCTGACTCGTGGGCGGATTACTTATCGCGCAAAGTAGACCCAACTCTTAAGAGTTAATTCAGGCCCTTGGCCTGTTTTAATGCCCTGACATGATACCGGCTTGTGCCGGTTTTCGTGTATCTGACCAAAAAAATTCTGAACCGGACGCTTAGGTTGCGGAGGACCAATGGAACGCCTGTACATCCCTGGTGAAATCGAAGAGAAGTGGCAAGGGTTCTGGGAAAAAAATGAATCCTTCAAGGTCGATGAACTTAATGATAAGCAGAAATATTATTTACTCGAAATGTTTCCTTATCCTTCAGGTCGCATCCATATGGGGCATGTACGCAATTATGCGATCGGCGATGTTGTCGCGCGGTTTAAGCGTCTGCAGGGGTTTAATGTTTTGCATCCAATGGGCTGGGATGCTTTCGGCATGCCAGCTGAAAATGCGGCGATTGAACATGGCACTCATCCGGGAAAATGGACCTATGAAAACATTGAGAGCATGCGTGTTCAGTTAAAAAGGATTGGTCTGAGTTATGACTGGTCACGGGAGTTTGCAACCTGTGACGTTGAATATTCACGCTGGGAACAGCTTATTTTCCTGCGTATGCTGGAAAAAGGTCTGGCTTATAAAAAAACCTCGAACGTTAACTGGTGCAACGACTGTCAAACAGTTTTGGCCAATGAACAGGTTGAAGATGGTTGCTGCTGGCGTTGCAGCAATCAGGTCACGCAGAAAGAATTGGATCAGTGGTTCTTTCGTATTACCAAGTACGCTGATGAATTGCTCAATGAGAGCGAAAATCTAACGGGTTGGCCAGAGAAAGTTCTGGCGATGCAGCGGCACTGGATCGGTAAAAGCTACGGCTGTGAAATAGATTTTGCTATCAAGGGAGCGACGCAAAAGATCAAGGTCTTCACCACGCGGCCAGATACCCTGTTTGGCGCAACATTTATGAGCCTGGCTCCTGAACACCCCTTGGTGAATGTCTTGGTGGGCGTTGGACAAAAGGGCGAGGTCGATGCCTTCATCGAAGAAGTTTCACGTCAGGATAAACTCGATCGGACCAGTGGTGAGCTTGAGAAAAAAGGCGTTTTTACCGGTAGCTATTGTATCAACCCATTGACCGGCAAAGAGATCCCGGTCTTTCTAGCCAATTTTGTTTTGATGGACTATGGCACTGGTGCGGTCATGGCGGTTCCGGCACATGATCAACGCGATTTTGAGTTTGCCCGTAAATACAATTTGCCGATTCAGGTGGTTATTCAACCTGAAGGTCAACTGCTTCAGCCTGATACCATGTCTGAGGCGATGACGGGTGTTGGCACTTTGATCAATTCGGGCGACTTTGATGGTCTCGCCAACGCAGATGCGAAGGAAAAAATAGCCAGTTTTCTTGACGATAACAAGCAGGGGCGTAAATCGATTAATTATCGTCTGCGAGATTGGGGAGTCTCACGCCAGCGTTACTGGGGGACGCCAATCCCGATCATTTACTGTGACGCCTGCGGAACAGTCCCTGTCCCTGAAAAAGATCTGCCGGTCAAGTTGCCAATGGATGTTCAGATTACCGGGGAAGGCGGCAGTCCCCTGGCTCGGCACAAGTCATTTCTGGCCGTTGATTGCCCCTGTTGTGGTGCTCCGGCCCGTCGCGAAAGCGATAC
Above is a genomic segment from Geopsychrobacter electrodiphilus DSM 16401 containing:
- the cheB gene encoding chemotaxis-specific protein-glutamate methyltransferase CheB, coding for MKKIRVLVVDDSAFNRVSIGKMLEQISEVEIVGYAADGEAGLRKVFDLKPDLVTLDLEMPKMGGFSMLRLIMKSCPTPVLVISSRSGDADVFKALELGAIDFVAKPSRPISSEFYSIQTDLERKIRDFSSFEPDQFRLQNSLRGEGKICSDVRVFAGSPVLHPPKAVVIGSSTGGPPALHHFLSEFKTSPGVSFAVAQHMPPGFTRSFADRLNDHSVFTVTEAATGDCMRPGHVYICPGGCNMLLRRFADEVKIQIVTPDESQIYTPSVDALFKSAASVYGAELLGIVLTGMGNDGAAGVRDIKEAGGRVIAEAEDSCVVYGMPKEAIATGCVSLVVPLSGLCEEIKRCCVG
- a CDS encoding GAF domain-containing protein — translated: MTDSADSGGIQSRAEEFMQVFKKGAEFTQGLLKENERLRYRVLEVEQQLRAEPPANELQQLKERLQRVEFEKQEILDRISSVEKENLDFSNRYLEIEAENNLLANLYITTYQLHSTFEVQELFRIIEEILLNLVGVEEFLLLLRNENGEIVQSVVSDSGDYQLKCIEIVEPKIIEGFSTGQSWVASAEQLLQLSPAAPLAVIPLLVGDEIVGLLAVQRLLAQKQGFTNTDEEIFGLLRGHAAMAICTAVLRLENKGRLGFRSGPLG
- a CDS encoding response regulator, translating into MSEFKVLVVEDSPTMRQLIVFALKRIRNLHIEEAGDGVGGLKKLSAQKFDLIVTDINMPIMDGLKLVSLIRNDPQYKDVPVVVITTEGAVEDRDRALSLGANEYITKPIQTARILEVAKKLLGI
- the infA gene encoding translation initiation factor IF-1 produces the protein MSKEEAIEVEGVVVEPLPNAMFRVKLDNDHVVLAHISGKMRKYYIRILPGDRVTVELSPYDLTRGRITYRAK
- the leuS gene encoding leucine--tRNA ligase; amino-acid sequence: MERLYIPGEIEEKWQGFWEKNESFKVDELNDKQKYYLLEMFPYPSGRIHMGHVRNYAIGDVVARFKRLQGFNVLHPMGWDAFGMPAENAAIEHGTHPGKWTYENIESMRVQLKRIGLSYDWSREFATCDVEYSRWEQLIFLRMLEKGLAYKKTSNVNWCNDCQTVLANEQVEDGCCWRCSNQVTQKELDQWFFRITKYADELLNESENLTGWPEKVLAMQRHWIGKSYGCEIDFAIKGATQKIKVFTTRPDTLFGATFMSLAPEHPLVNVLVGVGQKGEVDAFIEEVSRQDKLDRTSGELEKKGVFTGSYCINPLTGKEIPVFLANFVLMDYGTGAVMAVPAHDQRDFEFARKYNLPIQVVIQPEGQLLQPDTMSEAMTGVGTLINSGDFDGLANADAKEKIASFLDDNKQGRKSINYRLRDWGVSRQRYWGTPIPIIYCDACGTVPVPEKDLPVKLPMDVQITGEGGSPLARHKSFLAVDCPCCGAPARRESDTFDTFVESSWYFARYACPQYDKSPLDSAAVNYWLPVDQYIGGIEHAVMHLLYARFFTKVLRDLGMVKVNEPFTNLLTQGMVCMESQRCAEHGWLYPEQVSEGACTLCGKLVELGRTEKMSKSKKNVVDPNELIARYGADTARLFSLFAAPPEKDLEWNEQGVEGCYRFLGRVWRSVHDNLDLLAGNDESGELTGITSDLRRKTHQTIKKVTEDVDGRFHFNTAISSVMELVNAIYACDKKLEAPPILREAIESVVRLLSPFVPHICEELWERLGHSGGIEKFGWPSVDAAALMTNELELVVQVNGKVRGKVIVAVGAENAALERAALSEPNVARFIEGQQVRKVICVPGRLINIVVSG